The proteins below come from a single Benincasa hispida cultivar B227 chromosome 4, ASM972705v1, whole genome shotgun sequence genomic window:
- the LOC120076500 gene encoding U-box domain-containing protein 51 — translation MPPSSYPPEDGIPLNTTAVAIDKDKNSHHAVRWAIDHLVISNPLIILIHVRHKANQGASDSENGETDAQQLFVPYRGYCARKGVQLKEVVLDDPDIPKALVDYVHKNCINNFVVGASTRSALAKKFKGPDIPTSIIKAAPEFCSVYVISKGKIISARAALRPVANTAMPPRQPAPLGVQPNVQPDTSNEPENGAKVQPAKEGWKSAGTERMLAERNGGGKPAKALTRERPKTSPTNISLENIEVPNRGSRSSFSRDSISDDLTAQMAFGSMDVTAQNLDFSVSPNLSLDSASTQSTRELEAEMKRLKLELKQTMDMYSSACKEAISAKNKARELSQWKQDEARKFEEVRLAEEAALAIAEMEKAKCKAAIEAAEAAQKLAEREAQRRKQAEMKARREAEEKKRALNALAQNDVRYRKYTIEEIEESTEKFSEKMKIGEGGYGPVYGGKLDHTAVAIKVLRPDAAQGRKQFQQEVEVLCCIRHPNMVLLLGACPEYGCLVYEYMHNGSLEDRLFRRGNTPPLSWRRRFKIAAEIATALLFLHQAKPEPLVHRDLKPANILLDRNYVSKISDVGLARLVPPSVADQVTQYHLTSAAGTFCYIDPEYQQTGKLTTKSDIYSFGIMLLQIITAKPPMGLAHHVQRAIEKDRFDEMLDPTISDCPLEEAINFANLALKCAELRKRDRPDLGTIIVPELNRLRDIGRSSDKRESRNQYPRSAASSSSSRPQSSNEDSRISYTDEGS, via the exons ATGCCTCCCTCCTCGTATCCACCCGAAGATGGGATTCCCTTAAACACCACGGCGGTCGCCATTGACAAGGATAAGAACAGCCACCACGCCGTTCGCTGGGCTATTGATCATCTGGTCATTAGCAACCCACTTATCATTCTCATCCATGTTAGGCATAAAGCTAATC AGGGAGCGAGCGATTCTGAAAATGGTGAAACTGATGCCCAGCAGCTGTTTGTTCCTTATCGTGGATATTGTGCTCGTAAAGGG GTTCAGCTGAAGGAGGTTGTTCTTGACGATCCTGATATTCCCAAAGCGCTTGTTGACTACGTTCACAAGAACTGCATCAACAATTTTGTAGTTGGAGCTTCAACCAGGAGTGCTTTAGCAAA GAAATTTAAAGGTCCTGATATTCCAACCAGCATAATAAAAGCAGCCCCAGAATTTTGTTCTGTTTATGTAATATCGAAAGGGAAGATAATATCTGCCAGGGCAGCTCTTCGGCCAGTGGCTAATACTGCCATGCCACCAAGGCAACCAGCGCCGCTTGGAGTTCAGCCAAATGTTCAACCTGACACCAGCAATGAACCAGAAAATGGAGCCAA AGTGCAACCAGCAAAGGAAGGATGGAAAAGTGCAGGTACAGAGAGAATGCTTGCTGAAAGGAATGGTGGTGGAAAACCAGCAAAAGCATTGACCCGTGAGAGGCCAAAAACTTCTCCGACGAATATATCATTGGAAAACATAGAGGTTCCAAATCGAGGGTCTAGGTCTTCATTTAGTCGAGATTCGATATCTGATGACTTGACTGCACAGATGGCTTTTGGTTCAATGGACGTGACTGCTCAAAATTTAGATTTCAGTGTTAGCCCAAATCTGTCATTGGACTCTGCTTCCACACAATCTACT CGGGAACTAGAGGCTGAGATGAAAAGATTGAAGCTGGAATTAAAACAAACCATGGATATGTATAGCTCAGCCTGCAAAGAGGCAATCTCAGCCAAGAACAAG GCGAGAGAACTTAGTCAGTGGAAGCAAGATGAGGCACGTAAGTTTGAGGAAGTCAGGCTAGCTGAAGAGGCTGCTCTCGCTATCGCTGAGATGGAGAAAGCCAAGTGCAAAGCTGCCATTGAAGCAGCAGAGGCAGCACAAAAGCTAGCCGAAAGAGAAGCCCAGAGAAGAAAACAGGCTGAAATGAAAGCCAGACGAGAGGCTGAAGAGAAAAAACGAGCCTTGAATGCTCTAGCTCAGAATGACGTCCGATATAGAAAATACACTATAGAGGAGATTGAGGAATCGACTGAAAAGTTCTCTGAAAAAATGAAGATTGGAGAAGGTGGATACGGTCCTGTTTATGGTGGCAAACTTGATCATACAGCTGTTGCGATTAAAGTTTTAAGACCTGACGCTGCTCAAGGACGGAAGCAATTCCAACAAGAG GTGGAGGTCCTCTGTTGCATTAGACATCCAAACATGGTTCTTCTTCTTGGGGCTTGCCCCGAGTATGGTTGCTTGGTATATGAGTACATGCATAATGGGAGCTTAGAAGACAGACTTTTCCGGAGAGGGAATACTCCTCCATTATCTTGGCGACGGCGATTCAAAATAGCTGCTGAAATTGCAACTGCACTCCTTTTTCTTCACCAAGCAAAGCCAGAACCGCTCGTTCATAGGGACCTTAAACCAGCTAACATTCTCCTGGACCGCAATTATGTAAGCAAAATCAGTGATGTTGGCCTGGCCCGGTTAGTCCCACCTTCTGTAGCTGATCAAGTCACACAATATCACCTGACTTCAGCAGCTGGCACATTTTGTTACATTGATCCTGAGTACCAACAAACAGGGAAGTTAACAACAAAATCGGATATTTACTCGTTTGGAATAATGTTACTTCAAATTATTACTGCCAAGCCTCCAATGGGTCTGGCTCACCATGTGCAAAGGGCTATTGAGAAAGATAGGTTTGATGAGATGCTTGATCCTACAATTTCAGATTGTCCATTGGAGGAGGCTATAAATTTTGCAAACTTGGCATTGAAATGCGCTGAACTGAGGAAGAGAGACAGGCCAGATCTTGGAACAATTATAGTTCCAGAGCTCAACAGGTTAAGAGATATAGGGAGGAGTTCTGACAAACGTGAAAGCCGAAATCAGTATCCACGCTCTGCTGCATCAAGTTCCAGTTCGAGGCCGCAGTCATCAAATGAG GATTCCAGAATTAGTTATACTGATGAAGGAAGTTAG